Proteins co-encoded in one Paracrocinitomix mangrovi genomic window:
- a CDS encoding class I SAM-dependent methyltransferase, whose protein sequence is MSKIGAIKLLLSKPLTVIKSGIIAQHEKRHDAQNSTQHGIRRLPTIDILDLIPNMEEEIVNYSFLPGTSLITDIILLKSLAKKFENCEYLEIGSFRGESLFNVASVAKHCTSLTLSKEEMKAMNFNEGNIKAHGLFSKEIKNLTSFYQNSHTFDFSKFEKKFDLIFIDGDHTYEGVKNDTSKTFDLRKDENSIIVWHDYSFNTENVRASVLHGILDGIPKDKHKNLYHISNTMCAVYMENVNYSTKLLKDNVQPDKTFNINLSAKRI, encoded by the coding sequence ATGTCTAAAATAGGAGCAATTAAACTTTTATTGTCAAAGCCACTTACAGTAATTAAATCAGGAATTATTGCCCAGCATGAAAAAAGACATGACGCTCAAAATTCAACTCAGCATGGGATCAGACGCTTACCAACAATTGATATTTTGGATCTTATCCCTAATATGGAAGAAGAAATTGTCAATTACTCGTTTTTACCGGGTACATCTTTAATTACAGATATCATACTTTTAAAATCATTAGCTAAAAAGTTTGAAAACTGTGAGTATTTAGAAATAGGTAGCTTTAGGGGTGAAAGCTTATTCAATGTAGCAAGCGTAGCCAAACATTGTACTTCTTTAACCTTGTCTAAAGAAGAAATGAAAGCTATGAATTTTAATGAGGGAAACATTAAGGCTCATGGTCTATTTTCAAAAGAGATTAAGAATCTGACATCATTTTATCAAAACTCGCACACTTTTGATTTTAGCAAATTTGAAAAGAAATTTGATCTAATATTTATAGATGGCGATCATACTTATGAAGGAGTAAAAAATGACACTTCCAAAACTTTTGATCTGAGAAAAGATGAAAACTCTATCATAGTATGGCATGACTACTCTTTTAATACTGAAAATGTAAGAGCATCTGTACTTCATGGGATTTTAGATGGCATTCCTAAGGATAAACATAAAAACTTGTATCACATCTCAAATACCATGTGCGCAGTGTATATGGAAAACGTTAATTATAGCACTAAGCTTTTAAAAGATAATGTGCAGCCAGATAAAACCTTCAATATTAATTTATCTGCGAAAAGAATTTAA
- a CDS encoding CatB-related O-acetyltransferase, whose protein sequence is MGNRVSIFNSEVLCYTYISEGTLIRNTKIGKFCAIGPYTQIGLGKHPTGEFISSHPLFYSSRPQIGFSLLKESKFSEFEEINIGNDVWIGAGAIVLDGVTIGDGAVIAAGAVVINDVEPYSIVAGVPAKHKKYKFEESKIKEILNDPWWNKDLDWIKANLIQ, encoded by the coding sequence TTGGGAAATAGAGTGTCTATATTCAATAGTGAGGTACTGTGCTATACTTACATTAGTGAGGGCACATTAATAAGAAATACCAAAATTGGAAAGTTTTGCGCCATTGGTCCATACACTCAAATTGGTCTGGGCAAGCATCCAACAGGTGAATTTATCTCTAGTCATCCTTTATTTTATTCAAGTAGACCTCAGATTGGTTTTTCACTTTTAAAAGAGAGTAAATTCAGTGAATTTGAGGAGATAAATATTGGCAATGACGTTTGGATTGGCGCAGGAGCAATTGTTTTGGATGGCGTTACAATTGGTGATGGAGCGGTAATTGCGGCTGGAGCGGTGGTAATTAATGATGTTGAACCATATAGTATTGTCGCTGGTGTTCCGGCTAAACATAAAAAATATAAATTTGAAGAGAGTAAGATCAAAGAAATCCTTAATGATCCATGGTGGAATAAGGATCTTGACTGGATTAAAGCTAACTTAATACAATAA
- a CDS encoding CgeB family protein, with amino-acid sequence MKIVFFVQYNDNHVADIEQKILSKSLTNYEKMLDLVLFESTNFFAPFVDLMREEGHEVTFITPNIRIVQEQWAKENNADFDKDWQFTIPELQVKSFKPDIFYTTSNFEYYTDFLENIKPHVGRIFAWISCPFDRESLELKHVDHIFTLFEPHYDYFKSIGKSCTLTHAVFDHKKLPFLDKDNNIEVSFVGGIGGYHRKREEILKELVKKTPIKLWGYGFKSKNPIKNVLKQMKYLWIFTKRYEGEAWGKDMLNVMSNSKITFNAHGDISYGHAVNMRLFEATGVGTLLITEDSPSIRELFIPGEEIICYTSAADAVEKINYYLANEEERLKIAKAGQKRTLENYTFEHLTPQYLKIFEEKLAQNEKQFSKFTRPQNSDKLLVRDKT; translated from the coding sequence ATGAAAATTGTATTTTTTGTTCAATATAATGACAATCATGTTGCCGATATTGAGCAAAAGATCTTGAGCAAATCACTCACCAATTATGAGAAAATGTTGGATTTGGTTTTGTTTGAATCCACCAATTTTTTTGCTCCTTTTGTTGATTTAATGAGGGAAGAGGGACACGAAGTAACCTTTATCACCCCAAACATCAGAATAGTTCAGGAGCAATGGGCCAAAGAAAATAATGCGGACTTTGATAAAGACTGGCAGTTTACAATTCCCGAATTGCAGGTTAAATCATTTAAACCTGATATTTTTTACACGACAAGTAATTTTGAATATTACACAGATTTTCTGGAAAACATTAAACCTCATGTAGGTAGAATTTTTGCCTGGATTTCGTGCCCTTTTGACAGGGAGTCATTGGAATTAAAACATGTTGACCATATATTCACTTTGTTTGAACCTCATTACGATTACTTTAAAAGTATAGGTAAATCGTGCACCCTAACCCATGCTGTATTTGATCATAAAAAGCTTCCTTTTTTAGACAAGGATAACAATATAGAAGTATCCTTTGTTGGCGGAATAGGAGGATATCATAGAAAACGTGAAGAAATTCTTAAAGAATTGGTTAAAAAAACACCAATTAAGCTTTGGGGGTATGGTTTTAAAAGTAAAAATCCAATTAAAAATGTACTTAAACAAATGAAGTACCTGTGGATTTTCACAAAAAGATATGAAGGAGAAGCCTGGGGAAAAGACATGTTAAATGTGATGTCAAATAGCAAGATTACATTTAACGCTCATGGAGACATTTCATACGGACATGCCGTTAATATGAGACTCTTTGAAGCAACAGGTGTTGGCACCTTACTAATTACCGAAGACTCACCTAGTATTAGAGAATTATTTATCCCCGGAGAAGAAATTATATGTTATACATCTGCAGCAGATGCTGTTGAAAAAATCAATTATTACCTGGCCAACGAAGAAGAAAGACTTAAAATAGCCAAAGCAGGTCAAAAAAGAACCCTTGAGAACTACACATTTGAACATCTAACTCCTCAGTATTTAAAAATATTTGAGGAAAAGCTCGCACAAAATGAGAAACAGTTTAGCAAATTTACCAGGCCTCAAAACTCTGATAAATTATTGGTTCGCGATAAAACATAA
- a CDS encoding CgeB family protein, translated as MKIQFFIKYNDSQNAEIKGKISEQHLTTYEDILQCVIDESTNFFAPFIEFMESEGHETDLIITNLEEIQRSWAKQNNCEFGNNWTQEIAVKQIEKFKADILYVSSNFEFYGDFLKEVKPNVKKICAWISCRFDKNTLIMDHIDHVFTLFKPHYEYFNSQDIPCTLVHAVFDDRVLDELTYNKKIDISFVGGVGGFHKKREALLKKLIKSTPILLWGYGFKSKNPIKNLLKQLKNRWVFIKRFQGEAWGKDMLKIINESKITVNAHGDNATGHAVNMRLFEATGVGTLLITEKFPGIEDFFEPGKDLVCYENHQDALDKIRYYLTHNEEREKIAKSGQQKTLNNYTFKKIAPYYLKTFENLLKGENQLYEKYPIRK; from the coding sequence ATGAAAATTCAATTCTTCATAAAATATAATGATAGCCAAAATGCTGAAATAAAGGGTAAAATAAGCGAACAGCATTTGACTACCTATGAAGATATATTGCAGTGTGTAATTGACGAGTCTACCAACTTCTTTGCTCCGTTTATAGAGTTTATGGAGTCTGAAGGACATGAAACAGACCTGATAATTACAAATTTGGAAGAGATACAAAGATCTTGGGCAAAACAGAACAATTGTGAATTTGGAAATAATTGGACGCAAGAAATAGCTGTGAAACAAATAGAAAAATTCAAAGCAGATATATTGTATGTCTCAAGCAATTTTGAATTTTATGGTGATTTCTTGAAAGAGGTAAAACCAAATGTTAAGAAAATATGCGCATGGATTTCTTGCAGATTTGATAAAAACACGCTCATAATGGATCATATAGATCATGTTTTTACCTTATTTAAACCTCACTACGAATATTTTAATTCTCAAGACATTCCTTGTACTTTAGTTCATGCCGTATTTGACGATAGAGTATTAGATGAATTGACTTATAACAAAAAAATAGACATCTCATTTGTAGGAGGTGTTGGTGGCTTTCATAAAAAAAGAGAAGCCTTGTTAAAAAAGTTAATCAAATCGACACCTATTCTTTTATGGGGGTATGGATTTAAAAGTAAAAATCCAATTAAAAACTTGCTTAAACAATTGAAAAACAGATGGGTATTTATTAAGCGTTTTCAAGGTGAAGCATGGGGAAAAGACATGCTTAAAATAATTAACGAATCAAAAATCACAGTAAATGCACATGGCGATAATGCTACCGGGCATGCAGTTAATATGAGATTGTTTGAAGCAACAGGCGTAGGTACTCTTTTAATTACAGAAAAATTTCCTGGTATTGAAGATTTTTTTGAACCGGGAAAAGATTTAGTTTGCTATGAAAATCATCAAGACGCTTTAGATAAAATCAGGTATTACCTGACACATAATGAAGAGCGAGAGAAAATTGCAAAATCAGGACAGCAAAAGACCCTAAATAATTATACCTTCAAAAAGATAGCGCCTTACTATCTTAAAACCTTTGAAAATTTACTTAAAGGTGAAAATCAATTATACGAAAAGTATCCTATAAGGAAATAA
- a CDS encoding DegT/DnrJ/EryC1/StrS family aminotransferase, which translates to MSKNKPIFVTQPDLPDLNEFVDKLSLIWNSKILTNNGPNHKEFEDALKKHLNVQNLSVYSNGTIALLAALKALNLKGNIITTPYSFVATSHAIMWNGLTPVFADVCAHNGNLNPEKVEELIDEETTAIMPVHVYGYPCDIDAYERLAEKYNLKIIYDAAHCFDIKRKDDNKSILLEGDLSVLSFHATKAFNSIEGGAIISRDAGLIDKVNLLKNFGFRNEVEIEGIGINGKMNELQAAFGVLQLSDVEENISKRKKVFEAYVELLRNVEGISVFTSIGDYCSNYSYLPILVNEEYRLNRDELYLYLKEHEIYARRYFYPLISDLEAYKEILTNRNNILPVATDLSEKILCLPIYSSLSIDEVKLICNLIK; encoded by the coding sequence TTGAGTAAAAATAAACCAATATTTGTCACCCAACCAGATCTTCCAGATTTAAATGAATTTGTTGATAAACTATCATTAATTTGGAATTCCAAAATATTGACAAATAATGGACCAAATCATAAAGAATTTGAAGATGCTTTGAAAAAGCATTTAAATGTCCAAAATTTGAGTGTATATTCTAACGGAACTATTGCACTTTTAGCGGCGCTAAAAGCATTAAATTTGAAAGGCAATATTATTACCACTCCTTATAGCTTTGTTGCAACTTCTCATGCTATTATGTGGAATGGACTAACTCCAGTTTTTGCTGATGTATGTGCTCACAATGGAAATTTGAATCCAGAGAAGGTTGAAGAATTGATTGATGAGGAAACTACAGCTATTATGCCTGTTCATGTGTATGGGTATCCGTGTGATATTGACGCGTATGAGAGATTGGCTGAAAAGTATAACTTGAAGATTATTTATGATGCTGCTCATTGTTTTGATATAAAAAGAAAAGATGATAACAAAAGCATTTTATTAGAGGGTGACCTATCAGTATTGAGTTTTCACGCAACTAAAGCTTTTAATTCAATTGAAGGAGGAGCTATAATTTCAAGGGATGCCGGACTAATTGATAAAGTGAACTTACTCAAGAATTTCGGTTTTCGAAATGAAGTTGAGATTGAGGGGATTGGAATTAATGGTAAAATGAATGAGCTTCAAGCAGCTTTTGGAGTATTGCAACTTTCTGATGTCGAGGAAAATATAAGTAAAAGAAAAAAAGTTTTTGAAGCTTATGTTGAATTACTTAGAAATGTTGAAGGAATTAGTGTCTTTACTTCAATTGGAGATTATTGTTCTAACTATTCATACCTTCCTATTTTAGTAAATGAGGAATATCGTTTAAATAGAGATGAATTGTATTTATATCTTAAAGAACATGAAATTTATGCAAGGCGTTATTTCTATCCATTGATTAGTGATTTGGAAGCCTATAAGGAAATACTAACAAATAGAAATAATATTCTTCCAGTTGCAACAGACTTAAGCGAAAAAATATTGTGTTTACCTATTTATTCTTCATTATCAATAGATGAAGTAAAACTCATTTGCAATTTGATAAAATAA
- a CDS encoding acetyltransferase has translation MLIIGTGGFATETLEVILSLNNSEEVVFYDNIFDKREQLMFGKFQILHTRDELSNHLRDNSDNYVIGVGNPQKRKKIYAEINDMGGKPFIAISAKANVGHFNTTIGQGTIVCGGTQITNNVKIGKGCLINLNVTIGHDTLIEDFVEICPGVNISGNCKIGEGVFIGTSAVILPGIKVGEESVIGAGAVVTKDVKAGTTVVGIPAKQV, from the coding sequence ATGTTAATAATTGGTACGGGAGGCTTTGCCACAGAAACTTTAGAAGTGATTTTATCTTTGAATAACAGCGAAGAGGTTGTCTTTTATGATAATATTTTTGATAAAAGGGAGCAATTAATGTTTGGAAAGTTCCAAATTTTACACACGAGGGATGAATTATCAAATCATTTAAGAGATAATTCTGACAATTATGTAATAGGTGTAGGAAATCCACAAAAACGTAAAAAAATATATGCAGAAATTAATGATATGGGCGGAAAGCCTTTTATTGCAATTTCTGCAAAGGCAAATGTTGGTCATTTTAATACAACGATTGGCCAGGGAACAATTGTTTGCGGTGGAACTCAGATAACCAATAATGTAAAAATTGGAAAGGGGTGTTTGATAAATCTAAACGTAACAATAGGTCATGATACTTTGATTGAAGACTTTGTTGAGATTTGTCCCGGGGTAAATATATCAGGGAATTGTAAGATTGGAGAAGGAGTATTTATTGGAACCTCAGCAGTAATATTGCCTGGAATCAAAGTAGGTGAAGAAAGTGTTATTGGAGCAGGCGCAGTAGTAACCAAAGATGTTAAAGCTGGTACTACAGTTGTTGGCATTCCGGCAAAACAAGTGTAA
- a CDS encoding TDP-N-acetylfucosamine:lipid II N-acetylfucosaminyltransferase has protein sequence MNLHIFHNITFLDFAKQEFELTNEDEKFVIITDQEDEIDDKEFFSQLSLREFIKINNPQRIIIHYLDGVKAKPIIDSEYKGYIHWSAWGADIYSPHFGFSKKSLYLKKTKKIYHKLKIRSQENIVYRSLKLFRPILGFAFKLRYNHLHNYYYVEQLLSKVNSFSTVVPTEKDIIQRRVNGNYKAFTYGNIKTLVPEKLRKMKDIELGDRILVGGSATLSQNHLDIFEITGYEINAVIPINYGEEMYKQYLIDKLSGYKNFILLTERLSYESYIELLMSCGCLIMNQLRQQSVGSIVLGLFLGMRVYLNASNPVYKFLVSENFIVFDLQKDFSNYGCSPLTKMEIEKNRKCLSDYWGEESSEKRMRNFWD, from the coding sequence TTGAATCTTCACATTTTTCATAACATCACATTTTTAGACTTTGCAAAACAAGAATTTGAATTAACGAATGAAGATGAAAAATTTGTAATTATTACTGACCAAGAGGATGAAATTGATGATAAAGAGTTCTTTTCGCAATTATCTTTGAGGGAATTTATAAAAATTAATAACCCTCAAAGAATTATAATTCATTATTTGGACGGAGTAAAAGCAAAGCCAATAATTGATTCTGAATATAAAGGTTATATACATTGGTCTGCATGGGGGGCAGATATTTATTCTCCACATTTTGGATTTTCGAAAAAAAGCCTTTACCTAAAAAAAACAAAAAAAATATATCACAAATTAAAGATTCGAAGCCAAGAAAATATTGTTTACAGATCACTCAAACTATTCAGACCAATATTAGGTTTTGCATTCAAACTTAGATACAATCATTTGCACAACTACTATTATGTTGAGCAGCTACTATCTAAAGTAAATAGCTTTTCAACTGTTGTTCCTACCGAGAAAGATATAATTCAACGAAGAGTAAATGGGAATTATAAAGCATTTACATATGGTAATATCAAAACACTTGTACCAGAAAAATTGCGAAAAATGAAAGATATTGAATTGGGAGATCGCATTTTGGTAGGAGGTTCAGCAACTCTTAGTCAAAATCATTTAGATATTTTTGAAATTACAGGATATGAAATAAATGCTGTTATACCTATCAACTATGGAGAGGAGATGTACAAACAGTATCTAATAGATAAATTAAGTGGTTACAAGAACTTTATACTTCTTACTGAACGATTGTCTTACGAATCTTATATCGAATTATTAATGAGTTGCGGATGCCTAATAATGAATCAACTTAGACAGCAATCGGTAGGAAGTATTGTGTTGGGCTTGTTTTTAGGTATGAGAGTTTACTTAAATGCTTCTAATCCGGTTTATAAGTTTCTTGTATCCGAAAATTTTATTGTGTTTGATCTCCAAAAAGATTTTAGTAATTATGGCTGTTCTCCTTTAACTAAGATGGAAATTGAAAAAAACCGAAAATGTTTGTCAGATTACTGGGGTGAAGAATCTTCGGAAAAAAGAATGAGAAATTTTTGGGATTAG
- a CDS encoding lipopolysaccharide biosynthesis protein — protein sequence MLRDLIKEGGLYSLANLVTKGISLLLIPFYTTYFSPTDYGVIDLLNLFALFINAVFTLQLNQGLARYVTEPKLNEDERLSFSSTAIWFTSMVLILVTALLLLFPNYIVDMLSAESEIKYQTFRLATGTIFFNAIFYLLGVLQRFIRKSLQFTLLSFIHSIAGITGILYFTIYKNYGIDSIYLSYLIVVPPLVLIQIILLRKYLRFIIDIKKLKKLLLFSIPLVPAAIATIIMNFTDRIYIKEYLDLNELGIYAMGSKFASIFTLVISGISMAIGPIILQQYDKAETKLELGRIFRLYLAIGAFSVIAISIFSHEIVTAVTDKNFHDSAKIIPILIFTGFFIGLNMFSPGLTIRKKTAITSIIVVIFSFLNVLLNHLLIPEYELYGAAFATFIATLLYQTVYFLLSQRHYQFPFVKSQVLIVITLTGLTLLTNYYFLNDLDNFYQKLLLKFLLLTLIVFIIHLSKIFTWSELKTLINKSIKKA from the coding sequence ATGCTGAGAGACCTCATAAAAGAAGGCGGCTTATACAGCTTGGCTAATTTGGTTACAAAAGGAATCAGCCTTTTGTTAATACCTTTTTATACTACCTATTTTTCACCTACGGATTATGGGGTGATTGATTTGTTAAATCTATTTGCTCTTTTTATAAATGCGGTATTCACTTTACAACTTAATCAGGGTTTAGCCAGATATGTAACAGAACCTAAACTAAATGAAGACGAAAGACTTAGTTTTTCTTCAACTGCGATTTGGTTTACGTCAATGGTTTTAATTTTAGTAACAGCACTTCTTCTTCTATTTCCAAATTATATAGTTGATATGTTATCCGCAGAAAGTGAGATTAAGTATCAAACTTTTCGTCTGGCAACGGGCACAATTTTTTTTAATGCCATATTTTATTTACTGGGCGTTCTTCAACGATTTATTCGAAAATCCTTACAATTTACCTTGCTCTCTTTTATTCATTCTATTGCTGGAATAACAGGGATTTTATACTTTACAATATACAAGAACTATGGCATAGACAGCATCTATCTCAGTTATTTAATTGTTGTACCACCTCTTGTCTTAATTCAAATCATTTTACTAAGAAAGTATCTAAGGTTTATTATTGATATAAAAAAGCTGAAAAAGCTTTTACTTTTCAGTATTCCTTTAGTTCCAGCTGCGATTGCTACAATAATTATGAATTTTACTGATAGAATTTATATAAAAGAATATCTTGATTTGAATGAACTAGGTATTTATGCTATGGGGAGTAAGTTTGCTTCTATTTTTACACTCGTAATTTCAGGAATTTCAATGGCAATTGGACCGATAATATTACAGCAATATGATAAAGCTGAAACCAAATTAGAACTAGGGAGAATTTTCAGACTTTATCTTGCTATTGGAGCATTCTCAGTAATTGCTATTTCAATATTCTCACATGAAATAGTAACAGCAGTTACTGATAAAAATTTCCACGATAGTGCTAAAATAATTCCAATACTAATTTTTACCGGATTTTTTATTGGGTTGAACATGTTTTCCCCAGGCTTAACCATTAGAAAGAAAACAGCAATAACTTCAATTATCGTGGTGATATTTTCATTTTTAAATGTTTTATTGAATCACCTGTTAATCCCTGAATACGAACTATATGGAGCGGCTTTCGCAACTTTTATAGCTACCTTATTATATCAAACTGTGTATTTCTTATTGAGTCAAAGACACTACCAATTTCCATTTGTAAAAAGTCAAGTGTTGATCGTTATTACATTAACTGGATTGACTCTTTTAACGAATTATTACTTCCTCAATGATTTAGATAATTTTTATCAAAAATTATTACTTAAATTCTTATTATTAACCTTAATAGTTTTTATTATTCACTTAAGTAAAATTTTCACTTGGTCAGAGCTTAAAACACTAATTAACAAGTCAATAAAAAAAGCCTAA
- a CDS encoding FkbM family methyltransferase, with translation MFNKLDLQVTYDKTLDIQLQLDEWIQLQIYFRGYYDKNLVHLLKNELKEGDVFIDIGANIGAFTLLAAKQVGKSGKVIAFEPVSDVMARLVNNVELNSFEQVVLEQKAVSDENKELTLYLSGDTNSGMSSIYRHDTESGLTENVPAVTLDRFLQDHPLDKINLIKIDIEGAEYFALKGMTETLKKYKPSLVLELLSESESERAAIQKAMLDLLKDLNYKQFGISEQGTPVEVDAHSDYYNYLFIPIK, from the coding sequence ATGTTCAACAAATTGGATCTGCAGGTTACTTATGACAAAACCTTAGACATTCAACTTCAATTAGACGAATGGATACAATTGCAGATCTACTTCAGAGGATATTATGATAAAAATTTGGTCCATTTATTAAAGAATGAACTAAAAGAAGGGGATGTATTTATTGATATTGGTGCCAATATCGGAGCCTTTACTTTGTTGGCTGCAAAGCAAGTTGGGAAATCAGGAAAAGTAATTGCTTTTGAGCCTGTAAGTGATGTAATGGCGCGTTTGGTAAACAATGTTGAGTTGAACAGCTTTGAGCAAGTAGTCTTAGAACAAAAAGCCGTTTCAGATGAAAATAAAGAATTGACTTTGTATTTGTCCGGTGATACCAATAGCGGAATGTCAAGTATTTATAGACATGATACCGAAAGTGGTTTGACAGAAAATGTACCCGCAGTTACTTTGGATAGGTTTCTACAAGATCATCCGCTTGACAAGATCAATTTGATTAAGATTGACATTGAGGGTGCAGAGTACTTTGCCTTAAAAGGAATGACCGAAACACTGAAAAAATATAAACCTTCTCTTGTATTAGAATTGCTGAGTGAATCTGAAAGTGAAAGAGCAGCTATTCAAAAAGCCATGCTTGATTTGTTGAAAGATTTAAACTATAAACAATTTGGCATTTCTGAGCAAGGAACTCCTGTTGAGGTAGATGCTCATTCTGATTATTACAATTACCTATTTATCCCCATTAAATGA
- a CDS encoding non-canonical purine NTP diphosphatase, whose amino-acid sequence MKLIFATQNQHKADEIQKALPDSIQIMTLKDINCHDDIPETENTLEGNASLKSKYVVEHFNVNCFADDTGLEIEALNGEPGVLSARYAGASKDANDNMNLVLEKLKGSQNRRAQFRTVISLMLEGKEYQFEGIVKGTIREVKSGAEGFGYDPIFQPDGFDITFAEMSMEEKNKISHRGRAVQKLIDFLNKYES is encoded by the coding sequence ATGAAATTAATTTTTGCCACTCAAAATCAGCACAAAGCAGATGAAATTCAAAAAGCACTTCCGGATAGTATCCAGATAATGACTTTGAAAGATATCAATTGCCATGATGATATTCCTGAAACTGAAAACACATTGGAAGGAAATGCTTCCTTGAAGTCAAAATATGTGGTTGAACATTTCAATGTAAATTGTTTTGCAGATGACACAGGTTTGGAGATTGAAGCTTTGAATGGCGAGCCTGGTGTTTTGTCAGCCAGATATGCAGGAGCGTCAAAAGATGCCAATGACAATATGAATCTTGTTTTGGAAAAATTAAAAGGGAGTCAGAATCGCAGAGCCCAATTTAGAACAGTTATTTCTTTGATGCTAGAGGGGAAAGAATATCAATTTGAAGGTATAGTAAAAGGAACTATTAGAGAAGTGAAAAGTGGAGCCGAGGGCTTTGGATATGATCCCATATTTCAGCCTGACGGTTTTGACATCACTTTTGCCGAAATGTCAATGGAAGAGAAAAATAAAATCTCTCACCGTGGAAGAGCAGTTCAAAAGTTGATTGATTTTTTAAACAAATACGAATCTTAG